The following is a genomic window from Mya arenaria isolate MELC-2E11 chromosome 4, ASM2691426v1.
CTACAATTTATAGTAGTTGAGTCACTCGAGATGGATccttttaatattcataatatgtctttgcTGTAAatatctactttaattagacaatattataagggagtaaagaaaataataaaattgcaagttgatttttcattttgcgagttgcctcaaaaagcactcgcaaaattttgcgagtgctcctcaaagttaaattcgaaccctgacatgttcatattttttctgGCATCATATATACCTTGTTCAtttgaatactttaaaattattttgagttatggtcaaggtttAAGACTGTAAAATGCTGAAATGGACTCAGACAATGATACAAAGTCTTAAACAATatatcaactttttttcttttaaaaagaaaatatatttcttggaAAATGTTCATGTCAGAGGCAGAATTTGAACCAAGGACCTTTGAATTGCTACACTAGTAGTCTTTTAATACTGATAGGCCACAGAGACATGTTACAATGTACATGCAAATGTAGAAACAGTGGTCATTAAAGATGTAATGAGgtgaacaaatttaatcaatttacACTGAATGACAACAAATGCCAAGGGTTAAGAATACTTACACATTTACTGAActtcttgaataaaattgtgcATTATATGACGACTGGTAACAGATCctaaaattatcataaatactGATTTCAGTGGTCAAAGTGGTTAGCACAAGCaccaaattctggattttaaaataaattatttgttattaatagcAACAGCTATTGTAACAGAAATTGTAAGTTACATatctatacaataacaataatcttgccagggctttttctgcctaTTTTGGGAAAGAGACCCTATACATTTGGGGAAAATTTGCGTTGCGAAAAGGCAgtaattgggaaattttacagttaaaagaacaagctgTTGAGTCTTCATCGAATGAggacattttttaattttcttttcttttcccttttaaagacccaaaatggctgaaatatcaatccttggtgtgtaaatatctattgcaataaatcatgactgataatatttcatattgatctctgaatgtgatgaaaatcaatgatttctgaattcaattaTCCCctaaactttacatcacatatataattattaagatgttgaaaatgaaccagtacaggttaAAAGACATGTATTTATACGAAaagagtttgtttgttttgttgttgtttttacttttgattgggatttttttctgaagattgggaaaaatgtcttatattttgttttgggaatgggtccgatagtcagacccgtgggtactatagaaaaagccccgCTTGCATAATCAGATATTCTGAAATCTGAGGCAGTTTTAATGGACAATATTTCTCTTTTCCCAAATCAAGTATGACAAATCATCTGaattgtttaaacttaattattgaTACATGTAGCTTGAAACTTTCAAGAACAATtgacaactgacaaaaaatggACTTTCCTGTAACACCATGTACTGAGCACAAGTACTTGCAGTAAGATTTAAAGGGTTTTCTCTGTTCACCACTGTTTCTGAACGATTCTCCTTTAAAATTTATCATTGGAACAACACTTGATTGCAACTTCAACTAGGGACTGACATGGGATGTTCCCATGATGATAAATAATGACCATTCAGCATATAAAAAGCTATAATTGTCTTGACTGGCCAGTCTTTTAAACAGGTCATCATGGTTTTTTAATCTGCAGTAGTTCTCGGACATTCGCAATATATTCGCCTCATTTCGGAATATTACATATCAAGCACCTGGTAATTATAAAAATTAGGTGTTTGAAACATCTATTATAAAGCAGGTAGTGACACTTTTCATCAGGTAAGTAGTAAGAAGATAAATTCCAAAAGTTTCCAAAATCACCTAATTTTACTTACACTGGGAATAACAATTTTAGTGTGCATGTGCAAAAGGCACTCGAAAAAATACCAGCAACAGTCAGGTATGACCATTTTTTCGGAAAACTAGCTTTTTTGTGCAAACaacattatacattgtataaatcTATTCATTTTTAGTTCAACGTTTACATTCCAAACAAGTTAAAAATAGATTCCCTTGTACCACTTATGTGGTATATATATAGAATTATTTAACTgacaaaagaataaaatattttgtttactggtttgaatattcttttttaaacatgataaataaaaaaattcactTCAAGGCAGGATTCCCagttttgttgttaatttttggAAGTGTCCGCTAAAGTTCTACTttaactaaactaaactaaaattTGACCCTTTTGAACACCTCACAGAGTTACAGATAAGTTTCCCAATGTATATGAGTATTACTCcacatattaaattgaaaaaaaattggtatCTCACATTATAAGTGagtttttcaagtttcatgtaTTACCccatcattttgattttaattgaataatgaacttttataagtgaaaatttgaaacaataactGGTAACaacttaattaataaaaatgagtGAAATGAGTGTTTATAATTGCTGTACAGCGTATGTTtcacattataaaataaactagATAAACTTTATGTTCTTGGCCATATGGCCCTAAGCTCTCGGCTTTATTATCTACAATCTGTTCAATATCAGGTCAGGACTGTAAGAGTCCACCATTTGTCTATACAGTAGAAGTCCTGAATCAATGGGTAAGTCTAACTGTCAGCAGCCCCCACctctagtccacctaaatggcggTTAGCAAGTCTTTTgccgattttgttttactatggcagactcgtgacgtccaccatctcAGCAAAAAGTAGCCAACAGCCCTTGCGCAGAGAAGCAAAAAGTTGCCAACAgcccttgcgcagagaatcctcgcggccacaattttgaaattatcttcattataaattcaaatttctacgaaaataatattgcctactattaaacacatttattaatgtcattatgccaaaataaaatgttcagatATCATTATGCCAAACTAAgatgttcagatatcataaaacatatacatgtgtcGACTGTTTATCAAGTATTCCGATATCTGTAAAtgtgggacaaatctgacaggttgtatACATGTTCAACGATACGCAggatatatttatgtgaaaataacgactctgttgacaaattaaatccagtttaattcactgtcgggtatatattaaacaattttgtcgttattattcaacatcgatgcataatattactatatattctttcgcCCAGTAAttaatggtagagagttgtagcgttaaaGGGATACATATAgggatcgctcattattgtagctacccccacctctagtctaaaataatagacgtgttatacgggattcttccaatccctaacgtctaaacgggaatgtgcaaaaaacgggggtgttataaaagtattgaaattgttttaagtgaagtattttatggttgaaattgatcataaagagttatattcatattttaccatgtaagtgaaatgttattttgcactgaacaagcatttaatgcattaaaacatgttgtttacctttccaataaaacgaaagttgactgacacagacaacaattatgcgaaggggaacaactcgatacaatcgtaataactcggcctcctccgacaaagcttcgagatagacctcgttatacaatcgttacaactcggccatggccgaaatgttccgagtgatttaaaactgtgccctaaagccttgcaggtgcccttcatgtatatatcgtaatgttttgacagaatgaaatgaagaaaagccgtcaaactcattattataagttggatatttaatttttgtgtacggaactaatataaaataacattatctggtaatatttcttgtttttatgatattttatagatcggatcctgatcggaacaactacccacttttgatactaaacaatttgtacgtgaaggatttgccatatcaaaaatctaaaaaaaaacccgtcaacgtacaattaatgaattatttggactaccccCACCTCCTTCGAAAGggcaaaacattgaaataagaacTCTAGTGTGGGgacataaataaacattattataaattaagttaCGAAATCAGGCTTCAGATGAGAAGAATTAGCTTACATCTGCGTAATGACTTTTCTTCGAAAAGCTTCGCTTCGCCAATCGCTAGGTTCCGCCATTTTGGTTTAGTGAAAGGCTACCTTACACTAATATTTGTggagcagacaacagtttatgACACCCAATGTCTTGTTTGAAGTTCCCTCCCCTTACACTATCGATATCGTACTGTATGAACTATATTAGTAAGCAGGACACCAGACAACCAAATGTCCTGGGATGCCAACACAGTTAAGGTTTCAGGTGCATCATACACAATTATAAGTAAACGCTTCGTTTAATCGAGCCATTggtaataatgttaaaatttgatgcCTGGtgaattttgatatcatttgaaagtgtACTAAATACTGATTACATATAAGTATGTGAaataaatgtctggaaaaaaaacacacattaaaaataaagatattgcaGTCTGTATTTTATTCTTCATTTCAAATACAATCGGGCACGAAATGGCTGTTTTACAATCATTCAATGGCTCGAAGGCATTGGAagattgaaacaaaatatttcaatttgtttcataaattagtagtattttattctttgtttacgtaTACAGACAGTATTTTTTCTCCAAGAGATACCAAAATTACATAGAATCGAAAAATCATATGACTATATTGGTACATTAGGtaccttgttttattttttggtgcACTTTTGGTGAAATTCTAACAAATAAAGgaacaatgaaaaacatatctttactatAAATTGGCTTTATGCCTCAGGATGTAGTAAACAGGGGATAATTATTTCAGCGTAAgatcaatatatttcaccgagtgagcaccacaagctttatttcaaatatttacttctgGTGTCTacgaggtgaaatatttttCGATCGTACTGATTCGTACACTGAAACaatcattatttcttttctttttattttatggtaaaatggaaataaaatgacattttaagcaggtttttttttcagaaaagcgcgccaaattaaatgccaaaaaaaacaCGTCATTTCGggtgacgtcgttgaaattgtgtccaaCCCTGTGCGCGCTGCTGTTGAATTTGAAACAGTAGTGGACTTTCAAATTTCGAAACAGTgaacaatatcaaattgatatttccactgtttgaaacagtaaaatatcaactttatttTCACATCTATCTTTTATCGTTTATTGATAATagaatttgtttcaatattagGATTAATACTTAACCACAAAAGGCTCAACAGAAGTATGTATATGTTGATGCCATAAATACAAAAGGCACATATGTCGTTATTAAAATATACGTTTATTGACAATTGTAATGCAAAATAAGACTGTGATTACTCTTATTACAAATTATTCCAAATATCCCCGTCATATCGTTGTCATCCCAACCGCCGACTATACTGGGTAAGGTAGGCTTGTTCACGGACTCATCGTGAGGATTCTGTTTTACAGCGTGTGTTGTCCCTGCTATCTCGTTTTCACAATCAACCTGGTTTGTGGGGTAAGACTTACACGCATCGGTGTTTTCTTCcaatgtgtttaaataaacGGTTCCATGGTAAACTTTGTCAATATAGCTTGTTCCGGGCATTGGCTGATTATGAGCCATATTACTGGCCAGAAAATGCCCATCATCCATAGTCTTCATATCGTTAACAAAGTTGATAAAGTCCCAGTCGGACAGGTCAATGTCGGAGGTTGAGTGGAGACTGGAAAGGTCCGTGGATGAATCATGCTCCGTCTCTATCACATACACGCCAACATACTGGAAATCCCGCGGCACCGTCACCTCGTCCTTGTCGATCAATTCCCAGTCAAATGCATCGCCCTCCGATTGCGATTTATTTGCtttctttttaaagtatttacACGAAAATGTTCCTTGTTGTATTTCATTCCATATGTCTTTCAAAAGCTGACTGACAACATTCTCGGAGATATCGTCCACATCGTTTTCCGAATTATTTTCGCAAATATCCATAACTGTTGACATTTGGGTAATCAAATCATCAACAAAGTTGTTAACCCAATCTTCTTCATCACCGTCAGACACTGTGGTGGTATGCATGTTATTACCTTGcgaatattttttcataattttgatattgtCAGCCTCTGCTAATATTTGGCTATAAATTACTTCAGTTTTATGGCAGTTTTCGATTTGATTCTTTTCTGTCTGCTGATCACACTTAACTTTCTCGTTGTTTTCATGCACAAGTATGGTTTTATTTTTGGTCAGAGCATTTGCATCTCCGAGCGCATTGGGCTCGTTACGCTGTTTCTTCCAGAGCACCACATGTTCCGGAAGTCGAAGTCTTGTAGCTGGCAAGTGCTGTCCGCACGTGCAGTGACTTGACAGCACGTGACTTGTAAGGAGAATCATCCTAGGCATTTCCGGTCCGGCGGGCGGCTGAGATGACATCATGACTTCCTTCCGGAAGTGGGCCGGAAATCAGGATACTATTCGGATTAACCTCTGAAAATCCAAATTGGCCGAAATGATATCGTGTTACTCGCATAAAATGGCTACTTTTGTAGGGTATTAAAAGTTTAGCATTCCGTATAATGTAACACTTTATGAGTGATCCATGTTTAAGCATCCaatgtattaaagctgcaccctcccAGATTGACCGGTTAGACAAAAAGAGTCATTTTTGTCTAGGAATAGGCAAAGTTTTGCgcaaatgtctggaaaccagtgatataagactactgacaaaagatccgATCGCAGTTAtccatatttacgttcgaaaattaaagttttgtggctaaaagcattactgaCGCTCTAAGAATAAATGAGTTTGTCGGGACATATTCAGACACTATctgatattgtttaattcattatttgcaCTATTGTTATTAATGAAGATCGATACCATCGATTGACTGACTCCATGAGATTCATTTATTTCTGAGTAaccaattgtttattttgtggttagattttttttaaatgtaatgaagGAATGGTACGTTTAGGTATATAGTTCAACAAACATGacgttttagaaaaataatttctCCCCTTAATCAAGAGAAGTTGATATCACTAAGTAGTAGATATTATTAACTATATATGCATAACACGTAAATGATTAAAAACGAATAAATACCTTCTATTTGATTTCAAACGACCAGCGTTATTATCTGAGTagaatttgaaacaattttgtttatcaCGGCGTCACGTCAATTTTCGCGCGGAAAATGATATGATTGAAACGTGTCCAACCTCAAATTCAATTCTTAATGTGGACGTTAGAAAATTAAACTAGATCTATgtctttttattgaaaattacttTATGTTGGTGTATCCTGAATATAATATTTCCATAGTTCCCCAGCTATGTCATTAACTAATAAGCGGCatagttataaatacaataataattactatttttttcaaatgtttattcaaaGATGAGTGATGTACTTTGCTTCATGTGCGCAAATCGTATACTGATAAAAAGTACAgcaatttatatatgtaacagtGATGTATGCAACAATGTTCAATAACACTTTTTGAAATGTCTTATGccatttcattgttattttgcTCTCGCCATTCCCACGCGAAAACGAATTATAGGAATGACAAAATCACCAATGCTTTGATCATTTCACTCGTATCTAATACGATAATTAGAAACTTGGCTCATAACTTGTACATGATAGAGTCTAATAATGCTTCAAACATTCATTCTTTCTTGTCCTCTGCCAAGAAGTCGGGAATAATTGGGTATGTTTTTACGTAGCTAGGGCTAAGAATGGCAAATCCTGCATCCAACCCAGCGTCTGGTGTCATCAGTGACGTCTCCAGGTTTTGAAACCGTGGATCATCTTTGATGTCAGGATACAACGTGTGATGTGGTACGACGTCAACAAAAATACCACTTTCATCGTAAGTATGGAACACTTTCCGGCAACCACTTTGCGTTTTAAGCTTTAGAATTACCTGTTTTCTATGGTCGCCTATGTTTGGTAAATGAACGTCGTGTAGTGAGAATGTGCTGACGCGTCGCATTAAAGGGGCGAAGTCGGACGCCGCGGTATTTATGTTTCTGTGGCAAATATTTGGCAGTCTTTTTGGTCTTTCCCGTTTGGTCTCTTGCTTTGGACGATGAGGGTGGCGCTTTTCCACTTGGACACTGAATGCTCTTTTATGCATATTGAGTAGATGTTCCTGACGCTGTTTCTCAATTTTGATGTGCGCCAATTTGACGTCCAGCATCTGCTGTTGTGTGATGTTGTCATATAGCAACACCCGAGTCAGGCTTGTTTTGGGTACACCCAGAGTGAGTTTCCGGTTGCCGTAGTTTGGCATTATGATAGGTGGTCTTTGCATGAACCGCGTGGCCAGGAAGTCGCGGACAGCGGGAGCTTCACGTGTCCGGCGCCTAGCAGGTGCGCTCCGCACGGTCAATGGGTATGCCATGGCTGCCTGCAGATAAATAAACGTTATATTTCTTCATGCAATTATTAATTAAACTTTTCTTTACCactttaaaatgtatatcatgTGTTGTTTCTATAgtggtttattttttatgtgttcGTCTGAAGAAGTGTGTTTCAAATGATACATTTGTAGAAGAAAATAAGTATACATGTCACCGTGACAATGTCTGCACAAtttgccctcaaacttgacatgaaggtttagtgtgaccagtagatgacccctattggttttgaAGTCATCAgatcaaaggttaaggtcacaatGATTTTGAATGCGAAAACCTCGTCTGATTGATTACTAGACTGCAATGCATAGACCTATgatcctcaaacttgacatcaAGCTTGGGTGTAAAAAATAGATGAGAAGTCATCAGGTCAAATCAGGTGGCAATTTTGTCcgtgaatattttatttaattgtccaaatattcatAACAGCATGGTTCTTAGTCGGGTGGGttcataatgtttgacaaacatctgtTGTTTTAATGGGCTTGGGAATTGCCATAATAACAGGAAAATTCCCATTcttagtaaattaaataaactaacTCCTTTCTGAAATCCTTAACTCAAAAGCAATACATAGGACCATTTATCACAAATCTCCCTCTACCATCACATTCATAGCACAACAATTCCATACTTGACAGTCGCAGGGGTTTTGCTCTCCATTACAATGGCCATCTTTTATACTGTATTTAacagctttaaatatttttttcatttctgtaaTCATCGtcatatacacatgtatcaaGATCCATTAATATCAGACAATACTTCATCATAgatgtgtttttattgaattgtcaataaaatttgatttcttAATTTATTCACAAACATTCTTACTTCAGTACACAGTCTTATTACTGGCCAATGTATATGAAATATACttcttcataattattatttttttaatacaatttattattttctacAAAGAAATCATGATTTGTAGACGAAGTCTTGACCAACATGTTCCAATAGCGATTTTGAGTAAAAATACaaagttaaataatttataacagaACTTTTAAAGTACCATCGTATCCATGtaaaaaaaccttaaaattatgaatgaaaaaaataataaagtacttGCAATTGGATGTTGTCTATTCCCACATTTATTAACTATAGAAATATATGTACAATCCGAAATTCAGGCGATCTCTGTGTACAGTAGCAGTTTTCCTTATTAGATATATTCTAAATATATAGACCCTTACCGTTGACAGCTCCTCTTGAAAAGCAATCCATCTCGTGTcaagtttttgttaaattgcCGCTTCTTACAGAACTTATTGACAATAAAGTATTTATGGCCTTGTTTCGAGCATCGATTTCGGGTATTGAGGAAATATTTCACTACATAGATATGGGTCTAACGAGGGCACAACTATGTAGATATCCACTTTAATCcacatttgttataatttgaaaCTTCCAATCGGCTCTGTCAATAACGTTTCAAGCATTTAACCGCCTTGTATATTCAAAAACATCTGAAAGAAATTAGTTTCTATTTGTATTTCGCATTAAAAGGCGCAATGGGGAATTAATCATGCTATCAATAAATAACTTCTTAGGGAAAATGAATTGCCACATTCCGTTAAAGCCTCACATTAAACAATTACCATATTTGAGTCTTTAATCAAATTCAACAGTTGGCTTACAATTTCGAGCGGAGAGGTCGAAATAATTAACTCCATAGAGTATAacatttgcatataaatatttttattttttgttcaaatatgcGCCCTGAATATGTTTTTCCTGTTTATACGCCTTGAACTGGGTGTAGCTAGGATGTTAATGATGTGTATGCCAGCATGTTGGCGGGGTTCGAGGCGGAGCGTAGGCGTTACCTTCAGCCATTTTAAAATACCGCGACGGAGTAACTTTTGAAGGGagataaatgtaataaatatcaaatacagtAGAGTATACTTTAGTACAACAAAACCTGGACGTAATGCTGATAGAGATGTGGTTGTCACAATTTCGAGAGAGTAAAATTtgctgcattttttttctttaaatcat
Proteins encoded in this region:
- the LOC128229836 gene encoding uncharacterized protein LOC128229836, which translates into the protein MAYPLTVRSAPARRRTREAPAVRDFLATRFMQRPPIIMPNYGNRKLTLGVPKTSLTRVLLYDNITQQQMLDVKLAHIKIEKQRQEHLLNMHKRAFSVQVEKRHPHRPKQETKRERPKRLPNICHRNINTAASDFAPLMRRVSTFSLHDVHLPNIGDHRKQVILKLKTQSGCRKVFHTYDESGIFVDVVPHHTLYPDIKDDPRFQNLETSLMTPDAGLDAGFAILSPSYVKTYPIIPDFLAEDKKE